From a region of the Triticum aestivum cultivar Chinese Spring chromosome 7D, IWGSC CS RefSeq v2.1, whole genome shotgun sequence genome:
- the LOC123168953 gene encoding histone H1, producing MATVMEAAAAPAMVGAGEEVKEAVAAPEKVEEVKEAVAAPEKVEEVKEAGAGEEVMEVAAGEAKEAGAGEEAMEVAGGEAKKAEEGGEVKKTEGGQGKGEEKKPRSRKPRSAGPHHPPYFEMIKEAIMAAGDGKAGASAYAIAKRVGERHGEALPGNYRKVLAAQLRSFAAKGRLVRVKASFRLAPAEEKKALPAKKTTTNKAASKKARPKRAKRAGPPPAKPKPKQPKSIRARKANKASA from the exons ATGGCGACCGTGATGGAGGCGGCTGCTGCTCCGGCGATGGTCGGAGCTGGCGAGGAGGTGAAGGAGGCGGTTGCTGCGCCGGAGAAAGTGGAGGAGGTGAAGGAGGCGGTTGCTGCGCCGGAGAAAGTGGAGGAGGTGAAGGAGGCCGGTGCGGGCGAGGAGGTGATGGAGGTCGCCGCAGGTGAGGCAAAGGAGGCGGGTGCGGGCGAGGAGGCGATGGAGGTCGCCGGCGGTGAGGCGAAGAAGGCGGAGGAAGGGGGTGAGGTGAAGAAGACGGAGGGGGGGCAGGGGAAGGGGGAGGAGAAGAAGCCGAGGAGCAGGAAGCCCCGGTCGGCGGGGCCGCACCACCCGCCCTACTTCGAG ATGATCAAGGAGGCGATCATGGCGGCGGGCGACGGCAAGGCGGGGGCGAGCGCGTACGCGATCGCGAAGCGCGTGGGGGAGCGGCACGGGGAGGCGCTGCCGGGCAACTACCGCAAGGTGCTGGCCGCGCAGCTCCGGAGCTTCGCCGCCAAGGGCCGGCTCGTCCGCGTCAAGGCCTCCTTCCGCCTCGCCCCCGCCGAGGAGAAGAAGGCCCTGCCGGCCAAGAAGACGACCACCAACAAGGCCGCGTCGAAGAAGGCGCGGCCGAAGAGGGCGAAGAGGGCGGGGCCGCCGCCGGCGAAGCCGAAGCCGAAGCAGCCCAAGTCGATCCGCGCCAGGAAGGCCAACAAGGCCAGCGcctga